From the genome of Pseudomonas sp. gcc21, one region includes:
- a CDS encoding YhdH/YhfP family quinone oxidoreductase, whose product MSEFKALVVSEEGGNYVSRVQSRHIDDLPQGEVLIRVRYSSLNYKDALSASGNKGVTRQYPHTPGIDAAGVVEASSVSELAVGDEVIVTGYDLGMSTAGGFGQYIRVPAAWVLKRPTALGLRESMLLGTAGLTAALCIDKLEQAGLQPGQGPVLVTGATGGVGSIAVAMLANLGYEVAALTGKALQSEFLKGLGASQIIDRTALEAGSEKPMLKEQWAGAVDTVGGEILFNAVKSLRYGASVACCGLTAGTAFSGSVLPFILRNVNLLGIDSVEQPLVVKASMWDRLSLQWKVDLEVLAQEVSLDQLPEQIERILAGRMVGRVLVNLD is encoded by the coding sequence ATGTCGGAATTCAAGGCTTTGGTAGTGAGCGAGGAGGGCGGTAACTATGTCTCCCGCGTGCAATCGCGCCATATTGATGATCTGCCGCAAGGCGAGGTCCTCATTCGCGTCAGGTATTCCTCCTTGAATTACAAGGATGCGCTGTCGGCGTCTGGCAACAAGGGCGTGACTCGTCAATATCCGCATACGCCGGGCATTGATGCAGCAGGGGTTGTCGAGGCGAGCTCGGTCAGCGAGCTGGCAGTCGGAGACGAGGTCATCGTTACCGGTTATGACCTCGGTATGAGTACTGCAGGCGGTTTTGGTCAATATATTCGCGTGCCTGCCGCCTGGGTCCTCAAGCGCCCCACGGCCTTGGGTCTGCGCGAAAGCATGTTGCTCGGCACCGCCGGGCTCACTGCCGCGCTATGCATCGACAAGCTGGAGCAAGCCGGGTTGCAACCTGGTCAGGGTCCGGTGCTGGTCACTGGCGCCACCGGGGGTGTGGGCAGTATTGCAGTGGCGATGCTGGCGAATCTCGGATACGAGGTGGCTGCCCTAACCGGCAAGGCGCTGCAAAGTGAGTTTCTTAAAGGTCTTGGCGCTTCACAAATCATTGACCGCACTGCGCTGGAGGCTGGAAGCGAGAAGCCAATGCTCAAGGAGCAGTGGGCTGGCGCGGTGGATACCGTAGGCGGTGAGATTTTGTTTAATGCGGTCAAGTCCCTGCGCTACGGAGCCAGCGTAGCCTGTTGCGGGTTGACGGCGGGTACTGCCTTCAGCGGTAGTGTGCTGCCCTTTATTCTGCGCAACGTAAATCTGCTGGGAATTGATTCGGTGGAACAGCCGCTGGTAGTAAAGGCTTCGATGTGGGATCGGTTGTCGCTGCAGTGGAAAGTGGATCTCGAGGTGCTGGCGCAGGAGGTATCGCTGGATCAGCTGCCCGAGCAGATCGAACGCATTCTGGCAGGGCGGATGGTAGGGAGAGTACTGGTTAATCTGGACTGA